A genomic stretch from Chitinophaga agri includes:
- a CDS encoding phage tail protein, which produces MKHFFITAFVCATTIGKINAQSQTNALNISANGNVGIGTETPSEKLQVDGNIKSNSRFIDKSGSVMPVGAVIPYAGSTPPPGWVFCDGTSYPKAGDQKELFDVIGTTYGGDANTFRVPDLRGTFIQGTGLGDGLGLAGGAEQHSHSVWMPERTFSTTPAGIHSHRFPTKWYFRGFAKGGFTGIDTGGDDVTYQATQDSGNHAHQVTVTGLQLYTSSTTGKTRPKWLALNYIIKY; this is translated from the coding sequence ATGAAACATTTTTTCATTACGGCATTTGTATGCGCCACAACGATCGGAAAAATAAATGCGCAATCACAAACTAATGCCCTCAACATTTCGGCAAATGGCAATGTCGGTATCGGTACGGAGACTCCTTCAGAAAAGCTTCAGGTAGATGGTAACATCAAATCCAATAGCAGGTTCATAGACAAATCCGGATCTGTGATGCCCGTTGGTGCGGTCATCCCTTATGCAGGCAGCACACCTCCTCCCGGATGGGTATTCTGTGATGGTACTTCCTATCCGAAGGCCGGCGATCAGAAAGAACTCTTTGACGTTATCGGCACTACGTATGGTGGCGATGCAAATACCTTCAGGGTACCTGATCTGCGTGGCACCTTCATTCAGGGTACCGGTCTTGGCGATGGGCTGGGCCTCGCAGGCGGCGCAGAACAGCATAGTCACAGTGTCTGGATGCCTGAAAGAACATTTTCCACCACACCGGCAGGTATTCATAGCCATAGATTTCCCACTAAATGGTATTTCAGAGGATTTGCAAAAGGTGGCTTCACAGGCATTGATACAGGTGGAGACGACGTGACCTATCAAGCTACACAAGACTCAGGAAATCACGCGCATCAGGTAACTGTTACAGGCCTTCAGCTGTACACCAGCAGTACCACCGGGAAAACCCGCCCAAAATGGCTTGCACTCAATTACATTATCAAATACTAA
- a CDS encoding DUF3450 domain-containing protein, producing MSEKILVPVKIEALVVDKVTAKDTAFNWKNFYIDYEGLYARLGTELEPGDLKSLNQGGFCEKGIHLHWALPAVLTNGIQKEGSALFPAVPNRWLVIRTHLVNNQPVIKKWLLESDHITPLRSDKSTWAIQNEDGSYSPSHNIGKATVLENWTVEQPRSTTPLTAMAPGNASFAGIYQYCRNVFGLWDDLTGMDATVASFSYLVTGWYSDPAIEPLMNGDALIIDNIRNRWELSGATNNPFPDSILCHGFIHSVNWDPARLYTLPVSGAAVNTGVGMTAIEAKTAQLSRQTGAAEKLLSGYFYDILKDTVDATVLDTQIDSHAYTAYDGGTLWEIKQVEKDASTREEKEAIPVFPDPVTNPGLSAAFKKINTEQQAKDRLTEMKKSYMLEFRALSDKIIMAERDEDTALAASLMTRRNALQQDIDAATTGIAQHHNAVTVQQDIIRQLPAFLPDGDKPALFELSEKKMARYWQPNEPTMLFTGPGVTTSSKYKNPGKTDKLPCRIPPEVIAGMVLNDLSTGDGRTITPGTIALSLKELGSLKNNIPLISQLYQEAILFDPAWTLVWAQQYYKDSPGNNVSIQALATYLRNMLQLSAGVPADKFKAVVLRNNTQIRPDNWTADTLSQLLATRGIQRWQHPWTPLNLIWYARFIPTYSVSNGQWRYKQEDWQWENKQYRYKGAAPDITKSIEYAGKVLLTDMVTSLIQQRLPGHVNAGAHLSQALGSFSDALLMREQPIHIPLLRNLADTDGVLLPDNSVADYLYKEDYYFPDADAVSGGAARFFPLRAGHLRLTRLWITDTFGQVQKIIDTDTSGNVIQKGQLHIAENLNKLNSNFQITLSPKIIQPARLLFRWCAAKPGPMEESTIDPATNPVCGWILPDHLDQSLDVYTAEGVKCGALKMGVINGVIQLQWSNPPGIAADRTPDAAISNTFLLDFVKGLLNFRDNNGQLAGGAALRSLFALCNRTALFLSTSGAEQAPGIAGLMGQPVAVVRASLKLELRGLPAQPQHYAHTITEETKTQPPGLDNIQFPVALGDSRNNKDGLIGYFTDKGKGFSEMHIPFGTPKPASEYFTSGDITLTINSHAAPEGITILMDPRGGVQADSGILPAKLIDLPATYTEGLKHMELDMLIAPFLGAPATPFVPLGAEPDRQWILKQQTAAGWQQTNVDNQMPLQTGSINSQLIQEGFLSLLPATPHQ from the coding sequence ATGAGTGAGAAAATATTAGTGCCGGTAAAAATAGAAGCGCTGGTAGTTGATAAGGTCACGGCGAAAGACACTGCATTTAACTGGAAGAACTTTTACATAGATTATGAAGGACTATATGCCCGCCTGGGTACAGAACTGGAACCCGGCGACCTGAAATCGCTGAACCAGGGAGGTTTCTGTGAAAAAGGTATACACCTGCACTGGGCACTACCTGCCGTCCTGACCAACGGTATACAGAAAGAAGGTAGCGCGTTGTTCCCGGCAGTGCCTAACAGGTGGCTGGTGATCAGGACACATCTGGTCAATAACCAGCCTGTTATTAAAAAATGGCTGCTCGAAAGTGATCACATTACGCCACTGCGATCTGATAAAAGCACCTGGGCCATACAAAATGAAGATGGCAGCTACTCTCCTTCGCACAACATCGGCAAGGCAACTGTGCTTGAAAACTGGACGGTAGAGCAGCCACGCAGCACGACACCGCTGACAGCCATGGCGCCTGGCAACGCCAGCTTTGCAGGTATCTATCAGTATTGCCGGAATGTATTCGGCCTCTGGGACGACCTGACCGGAATGGATGCGACGGTCGCCTCCTTCTCCTACCTGGTGACGGGCTGGTATTCTGATCCGGCTATTGAGCCGCTGATGAACGGCGATGCGCTCATCATTGATAATATCAGGAACAGGTGGGAGTTATCAGGCGCTACCAATAATCCTTTCCCCGACAGCATCCTGTGTCATGGTTTTATACACAGCGTCAACTGGGACCCTGCGCGGCTATATACCCTGCCGGTAAGCGGCGCCGCAGTCAATACAGGGGTAGGTATGACAGCCATCGAAGCAAAGACAGCACAACTCTCAAGGCAAACAGGCGCTGCCGAAAAACTGCTCAGCGGCTACTTCTATGATATCCTGAAAGACACGGTAGATGCGACTGTGCTGGACACCCAGATAGACAGTCATGCCTATACGGCTTATGACGGCGGTACCCTATGGGAGATCAAACAGGTAGAAAAAGACGCCAGTACCAGAGAAGAGAAAGAAGCAATACCTGTTTTTCCTGATCCGGTAACGAACCCGGGACTATCAGCAGCTTTTAAAAAGATCAATACCGAACAGCAGGCGAAGGACAGACTAACAGAAATGAAAAAGTCATACATGCTTGAATTCAGGGCATTGAGTGATAAGATCATTATGGCAGAAAGGGACGAAGACACAGCATTAGCCGCCTCCCTGATGACCCGCCGCAACGCATTACAACAGGACATCGACGCTGCCACCACCGGTATAGCACAACACCATAATGCTGTCACTGTCCAACAGGATATTATCAGGCAACTGCCTGCTTTCCTGCCCGATGGCGACAAACCTGCATTATTTGAACTGTCAGAGAAAAAGATGGCGCGGTACTGGCAGCCGAACGAACCGACAATGCTATTTACAGGCCCGGGTGTGACAACATCTTCCAAATACAAAAATCCGGGTAAGACTGATAAGCTGCCCTGCCGCATCCCACCAGAGGTCATAGCCGGCATGGTATTGAATGATCTCAGCACGGGAGATGGCCGCACGATCACACCAGGCACTATTGCGCTTTCATTGAAGGAGTTAGGCTCGCTGAAAAACAATATTCCGCTTATCAGCCAGCTCTATCAGGAAGCGATCCTGTTTGACCCGGCGTGGACACTCGTATGGGCCCAGCAATATTATAAAGATAGTCCTGGTAATAACGTCAGTATACAGGCGCTGGCCACCTACCTTAGAAATATGCTGCAACTGTCAGCAGGTGTACCGGCGGATAAATTTAAAGCGGTGGTGTTACGGAATAATACGCAGATCAGGCCGGACAACTGGACGGCTGATACGCTTTCACAATTACTGGCAACAAGAGGTATCCAGCGTTGGCAACACCCCTGGACACCATTAAACCTGATATGGTATGCCAGATTCATCCCCACCTATAGTGTCAGCAACGGACAATGGCGATATAAACAGGAAGACTGGCAATGGGAGAATAAGCAATATCGTTATAAAGGCGCCGCTCCTGATATCACAAAATCGATTGAGTATGCCGGCAAGGTGCTGCTCACTGATATGGTGACCAGCCTGATACAGCAGCGGCTTCCCGGTCACGTAAATGCAGGCGCGCATTTATCACAGGCACTGGGGTCTTTTTCAGATGCATTACTGATGCGGGAACAACCGATCCATATACCGCTGCTGAGGAACCTCGCGGACACAGATGGGGTCTTGTTACCAGACAATAGCGTGGCTGATTATCTGTATAAAGAAGACTATTATTTCCCGGATGCAGACGCGGTATCAGGCGGGGCTGCGCGATTCTTTCCCCTCAGGGCAGGGCACCTTCGGCTGACGCGGTTATGGATCACAGATACTTTCGGCCAGGTACAGAAAATCATTGACACAGATACCAGCGGCAATGTCATTCAGAAAGGACAGCTGCATATCGCAGAGAACCTGAACAAACTGAATAGTAATTTCCAGATAACGCTCTCTCCTAAGATCATACAGCCGGCCAGGCTTTTATTCAGATGGTGTGCAGCCAAACCGGGGCCGATGGAAGAAAGTACCATTGACCCTGCGACTAATCCCGTTTGTGGCTGGATACTCCCCGATCACCTGGATCAGTCGCTGGATGTATACACTGCTGAAGGCGTAAAATGCGGTGCGCTGAAAATGGGAGTCATCAACGGTGTGATACAGTTACAATGGAGCAATCCACCGGGTATCGCCGCCGACCGGACACCGGATGCAGCGATCAGCAATACGTTCCTGCTGGACTTTGTGAAGGGCCTGCTTAACTTCCGGGATAACAATGGTCAGCTGGCAGGAGGCGCGGCACTACGCTCATTGTTTGCATTGTGTAACCGTACCGCCCTGTTCCTCTCCACCTCCGGAGCGGAACAGGCACCGGGTATTGCCGGGTTGATGGGACAACCCGTTGCAGTGGTCAGGGCCTCACTGAAACTTGAATTAAGGGGCTTACCGGCGCAACCGCAGCACTATGCACATACGATCACGGAAGAAACGAAAACACAACCACCGGGATTAGATAATATACAGTTCCCTGTTGCGCTGGGAGACAGCCGTAATAACAAAGATGGCCTGATCGGTTATTTCACTGACAAGGGAAAGGGCTTTAGCGAAATGCATATCCCGTTTGGTACACCAAAACCGGCAAGTGAGTATTTCACCAGCGGAGACATTACGCTGACGATCAATAGCCACGCAGCACCTGAGGGCATCACGATCCTGATGGATCCCAGAGGTGGTGTACAGGCAGATTCCGGGATATTACCCGCGAAGCTCATCGATCTGCCGGCTACCTATACCGAAGGACTCAAACATATGGAACTGGATATGCTCATCGCACCATTCCTGGGAGCACCGGCAACCCCCTTTGTACCACTGGGCGCGGAACCCGACCGGCAATGGATATTAAAACAACAAACAGCAGCAGGCTGGCAACAAACCAACGTCGACAATCAAATGCCATTACAAACCGGCTCGATCAACAGCCAACTCATACAGGAAGGCTTTTTATCGTTACTACCTGCTACACCCCATCAATAA
- a CDS encoding DUF4844 domain-containing protein, with amino-acid sequence MRDKRPILTALSNFRTKDKFSYNEFQERGLSPSDPDKCNDMQLIVNDCTDEIIAGITNDLSKRELTKIFRNHLHAVNKFHYDTGEREYLCDRLYDLSVIVDADIKHDLNSWQYGSVFNTLMRITNFLRGAGKVVEVRQQRCTACDTMLKTSIMGRQEGIPDYNWHIIRCGGCREYNLSSIGPGVNGYRSENYQLVEQLPKANYSEEEAHVRLEQIKYFRKDR; translated from the coding sequence ATGCGCGACAAACGACCTATATTAACTGCCCTATCCAATTTCAGAACTAAAGATAAATTTTCCTACAATGAATTTCAGGAAAGAGGATTAAGCCCTTCTGACCCTGATAAGTGTAATGACATGCAGTTGATCGTTAATGATTGCACTGATGAAATAATTGCCGGAATAACAAATGACCTGAGCAAACGGGAACTGACAAAGATCTTCCGGAACCATTTGCATGCAGTGAATAAATTCCATTATGATACCGGAGAGCGGGAGTACCTGTGCGATCGTCTTTATGACCTTTCTGTGATCGTAGATGCAGATATCAAACATGATCTGAATAGCTGGCAGTATGGTAGCGTGTTTAATACGCTGATGCGTATCACCAATTTTCTGAGAGGGGCAGGAAAAGTCGTGGAAGTGAGGCAGCAAAGATGTACCGCATGTGATACGATGTTAAAGACTTCCATTATGGGCAGGCAGGAAGGAATACCTGATTATAACTGGCATATCATCAGGTGTGGTGGTTGCAGGGAATATAACCTGTCGTCAATCGGGCCTGGTGTGAACGGGTATAGATCTGAGAACTATCAGTTGGTAGAGCAGTTGCCGAAGGCGAATTATAGCGAGGAGGAGGCGCATGTGCGGTTAGAGCAGATAAAGTATTTCAGGAAGGATAGGTGA
- a CDS encoding Kelch repeat-containing protein, with the protein MDKFILNTVNNTISDDNADVRFAITCDNPDNTAKIKAIEIDVQSLAEIVDWTGVIPSITNIREPHASAKVESSGTKTGTITFTFSYATSFSDCGNRIEFTLVNLKKKEGQTFPASAPIKFKLRTISAVIGTYPDDYVFNNILVSAKKPEIMTFRISPSITRNSNEVIIAFETINATTCEVKDKPGNVICTYTHIDQTKPFRVNYKVQLGSATSSIRPPFYLSARDGVMEAQENTVANVIRVDNADWNVMDDFSTWVETVEEDGTIISRLEQYKPVDLVLNEYKDMMWAVMQKRSTTALADPLAYIWKSRDGASWEPHLINILGDDEQYRLVHLSIPAELAHCPCVHFGNDSLYFVGGSKTDISVYSNRITVVSLTNGGRSYIDAPADMKPRAMHAVVVYPDTTGNDNIWVIGGADKNGNGLNDVWRYNGDTWAAVPTTGVIFPKRCQFAATVQTDVNGEKSIWIGGGAVRYNGSTLNDLWVYKRAGWQKVRNSDGSADLQYSDEWLTAASLCYVRTNNNSVPDPATGSYRYILSSNINDITGVGKKLSCNWISAVDTARNYCKWSNVAVTTPELTAAFDTARSFAAATIGFNGCAWTIVMAYVSKGNIEVSRLYYACPMP; encoded by the coding sequence ATGGACAAATTTATTTTAAACACCGTCAATAACACAATATCTGACGACAATGCAGACGTGAGGTTTGCCATCACATGTGACAATCCGGACAATACGGCAAAGATAAAAGCAATTGAGATTGATGTACAAAGTCTGGCGGAGATCGTAGACTGGACGGGGGTCATTCCATCTATCACCAATATCCGGGAACCGCATGCGTCTGCAAAAGTAGAATCGTCGGGAACAAAAACCGGTACGATTACATTCACCTTCAGCTACGCGACTTCCTTCAGCGATTGTGGTAACCGGATCGAATTTACATTGGTCAATCTGAAAAAGAAGGAGGGACAGACTTTTCCCGCATCCGCTCCTATTAAATTCAAACTTAGAACGATTTCCGCAGTGATCGGCACTTATCCGGACGACTACGTTTTTAATAACATACTCGTCTCTGCGAAGAAACCTGAGATTATGACCTTCAGGATAAGTCCTTCTATCACCCGTAACAGCAATGAGGTGATCATTGCGTTTGAGACTATAAACGCTACTACCTGTGAAGTGAAGGATAAGCCAGGGAATGTGATATGTACCTATACCCATATCGACCAGACAAAGCCTTTTCGTGTTAATTACAAGGTACAGCTGGGAAGCGCCACTTCTTCTATCCGTCCCCCCTTCTATCTTAGTGCCAGGGATGGCGTAATGGAAGCGCAGGAGAATACCGTGGCAAATGTCATCAGGGTAGATAATGCAGACTGGAATGTGATGGATGATTTTAGTACGTGGGTGGAAACGGTGGAAGAGGACGGAACGATCATTTCGAGACTGGAGCAGTATAAGCCGGTCGATCTTGTATTAAACGAATACAAAGACATGATGTGGGCAGTGATGCAGAAAAGGAGCACTACTGCTTTAGCGGATCCGCTGGCATACATCTGGAAGTCACGCGATGGCGCCAGTTGGGAACCACATCTCATCAATATCCTGGGAGATGATGAACAGTACCGGTTAGTACATCTGTCTATTCCTGCTGAACTGGCACATTGCCCCTGTGTACATTTTGGTAATGATTCTCTCTATTTTGTCGGGGGTAGCAAGACCGATATCAGTGTATATAGTAACAGGATCACGGTAGTCAGTCTCACCAACGGCGGCAGAAGCTACATTGATGCACCTGCCGACATGAAGCCACGTGCCATGCATGCGGTGGTCGTCTATCCGGATACAACCGGGAATGACAACATCTGGGTGATCGGCGGAGCCGACAAGAATGGTAATGGTTTGAACGATGTTTGGCGGTATAATGGCGACACCTGGGCAGCAGTACCTACTACCGGAGTAATATTTCCAAAACGTTGTCAGTTTGCCGCTACGGTACAAACAGATGTCAACGGCGAAAAAAGCATCTGGATCGGCGGGGGCGCTGTCAGGTACAATGGCAGTACCCTGAACGATTTGTGGGTATATAAAAGAGCTGGCTGGCAGAAGGTACGGAACAGCGATGGCAGTGCAGACCTGCAGTATAGTGATGAGTGGCTCACCGCAGCATCACTGTGCTACGTACGGACGAATAATAACAGCGTACCGGATCCTGCCACCGGCTCTTACCGTTACATATTATCAAGTAACATTAATGACATTACAGGCGTAGGAAAAAAATTATCCTGTAACTGGATATCAGCTGTGGATACCGCACGTAACTATTGTAAGTGGAGCAATGTGGCTGTCACTACACCAGAGCTGACGGCAGCCTTTGATACGGCACGAAGCTTCGCTGCGGCCACGATAGGATTCAATGGCTGTGCGTGGACAATTGTAATGGCTTATGTGTCGAAGGGGAATATTGAAGTATCCCGTTTATACTATGCCTGTCCGATGCCATAG
- a CDS encoding DUF6603 domain-containing protein, translated as MADPSHFLLDISGSTRIGTTNAVEFEIALGFRINGADKSMYAILKTENPNGITLPALLNAFDPDDKTEIPGFLDQLPGIREISIKYGTGAHSSEFSLSIETVLNINGKEIDSTLLIAYKKADNTDASFTFSGILRIESHKFGLSYTKVDDTWYMFATYIHTGITTLNLRDIAGKVFSNPNAIPDAALTLNDFKAFLLYRKTGEGDTDVLVGLGAGLHLDLEDLPLAGSLFAKDDAFAFREVLALYASGNFTQTELQRYAGMPDIHVTAGFNISAQLLINGRSAYYALNDGPGKTYPTPTEDGSNTAQVSTLPGEIAAKAKWTKVNKQIGPVILQRLGFMYNNGRVVLLLDASVQMADIGMQLISLGLGFKLEWKFPPALPEFYIDGIGLSYTKDPVRISGMFLRATPLETEQYSYYGSAQLSLAQFSVSGIGGYSKLIAPKPDGTVSLFIYAMYAGTIGGPAFFFVTGIAAGFGYNRRVKTPAIREVNTFPLVAMALHPNPDKSLNDILTELVAKQWIPASPGDYWLAVGIKFTSFKLIDSFILVMAQFGTRTEFAILGLSILAWPSKEKAIAYVELAVRVSFGPDSGVIAVEAMLTSNSYVLDKNCKLTGGFAFYAWVKGQHAGDFVITLGGYHPKFKKPDHYPDVDRLGLNWKISNQLQIKGGLYYALTPNAIMAGGRLEVTFSLSFLTASVNLWADMLIAWAPFQYAIDMGIRVKIDAHIDMGLFTIHFKLEMGAELHIWGPPFAGEAYVDWHIFSFTIPFGNAGRTKKEWLDWPGFKQQFIPTNTNKKIAPEIIINTGIINEYKVKTASGEIKYLLVNPHQLSINVDIPMPVTTVEVPDQSGVVNEMAADAKMQTANGMLQYADRNTTLGIRPMGAATLPATLRVEVLMNGSPLSGDFAPHYATYTTGVPGSLWSNTPGSNDKDHPEEVKILQNTLKGVVITAREAPPPPDPPGFDLSGKFRAVNESLSWSYVAALTGPDNTAYSEAIKTIITNKLTDVSITAKRQSIIEAALLVQDMQQADTTGNLPEWVTTFNADPVIVQLGGLPQYRNETGNTNKADNGN; from the coding sequence ATGGCAGATCCATCTCACTTCCTGCTGGACATTTCAGGCTCAACCCGCATTGGTACTACCAATGCGGTTGAGTTTGAAATTGCATTGGGCTTCCGGATAAATGGCGCCGACAAATCGATGTATGCCATACTGAAAACGGAAAATCCCAACGGTATCACTTTACCAGCATTACTCAACGCGTTTGATCCGGATGATAAAACAGAGATCCCCGGTTTCCTGGACCAGTTGCCAGGCATCAGGGAGATCTCAATAAAATATGGTACTGGGGCCCATTCCAGTGAGTTCAGTCTATCTATCGAGACAGTACTTAACATCAACGGTAAAGAGATCGATAGCACGCTGCTGATCGCCTATAAAAAAGCAGATAATACTGATGCCTCATTTACGTTTAGTGGCATCCTGCGCATAGAGAGTCACAAATTTGGGCTCAGCTATACCAAAGTGGATGATACCTGGTATATGTTTGCGACCTATATCCATACAGGCATAACCACCCTCAATCTGAGAGACATCGCTGGTAAAGTTTTCAGCAACCCCAATGCGATCCCTGATGCGGCACTCACCCTGAATGATTTCAAAGCCTTCCTGCTCTACCGGAAAACAGGTGAAGGCGATACGGATGTACTGGTCGGCCTGGGTGCCGGCCTCCATCTCGATCTTGAAGACCTCCCGCTTGCGGGATCACTATTTGCCAAAGACGATGCGTTCGCCTTCCGCGAGGTACTGGCACTGTATGCCAGTGGTAACTTCACCCAAACCGAATTGCAGCGCTATGCAGGCATGCCCGACATTCATGTCACTGCCGGATTTAACATCTCCGCGCAACTGCTGATCAATGGACGTTCAGCATATTATGCACTCAATGACGGCCCGGGTAAAACCTACCCTACCCCAACAGAAGATGGCAGCAATACAGCGCAGGTAAGCACGCTTCCCGGAGAAATTGCGGCTAAGGCAAAGTGGACGAAAGTAAATAAACAGATCGGGCCTGTTATCCTGCAAAGACTGGGCTTCATGTACAATAACGGCCGGGTGGTGTTACTGCTGGATGCTTCCGTGCAGATGGCAGATATCGGTATGCAGCTGATAAGTTTGGGACTAGGGTTCAAACTGGAATGGAAATTTCCTCCTGCGCTGCCTGAATTTTATATAGACGGCATAGGATTATCATATACCAAAGACCCTGTACGCATCAGCGGTATGTTCCTCAGAGCAACACCGCTGGAAACTGAACAATACTCCTATTATGGCTCCGCACAACTCTCACTTGCACAGTTCAGCGTGAGCGGTATCGGCGGCTATAGCAAACTGATAGCGCCTAAACCTGATGGTACGGTCTCCCTGTTCATCTATGCCATGTATGCCGGCACGATTGGTGGACCCGCCTTCTTCTTTGTAACGGGTATAGCAGCAGGTTTTGGATACAACCGCCGGGTAAAAACACCTGCGATCCGGGAAGTCAATACCTTCCCACTGGTGGCCATGGCGCTGCATCCGAACCCAGACAAATCACTGAATGATATATTAACAGAATTAGTAGCGAAGCAATGGATCCCTGCATCCCCCGGCGATTACTGGCTGGCCGTAGGTATCAAATTCACCTCGTTCAAACTGATCGATTCATTTATACTCGTCATGGCACAATTTGGTACCCGCACCGAATTTGCCATCCTCGGTCTCTCTATTCTGGCATGGCCTTCAAAAGAGAAAGCCATTGCCTATGTAGAACTGGCCGTAAGGGTCAGCTTTGGTCCTGATAGCGGCGTGATCGCTGTGGAAGCCATGCTGACTTCCAACTCATACGTGCTGGACAAAAACTGTAAACTCACCGGCGGCTTTGCATTCTATGCATGGGTCAAAGGACAACACGCCGGAGATTTTGTCATTACCCTGGGTGGATACCATCCCAAATTTAAGAAACCGGACCACTATCCTGATGTAGACCGTTTAGGACTGAACTGGAAAATCTCCAACCAGTTACAGATCAAAGGCGGACTGTATTATGCACTTACACCTAATGCGATCATGGCGGGTGGAAGATTAGAAGTCACCTTCAGCCTCAGCTTCCTGACCGCCAGTGTTAATTTATGGGCCGACATGCTCATTGCCTGGGCGCCTTTCCAGTATGCGATCGATATGGGTATCCGCGTGAAGATAGACGCCCATATAGACATGGGACTGTTCACCATTCACTTCAAACTTGAAATGGGTGCAGAACTGCATATCTGGGGACCACCATTTGCAGGCGAAGCCTACGTGGACTGGCATATTTTCTCTTTCACAATTCCATTCGGCAACGCTGGCAGAACGAAAAAGGAATGGCTGGACTGGCCCGGATTCAAACAGCAGTTTATCCCTACCAATACGAATAAGAAGATCGCACCGGAGATCATTATCAATACCGGTATTATTAATGAATACAAGGTAAAGACAGCCTCCGGTGAAATAAAATACCTGCTTGTCAATCCGCATCAGCTTAGCATTAATGTTGACATACCAATGCCGGTGACCACCGTGGAAGTGCCCGATCAGTCAGGTGTGGTGAATGAAATGGCGGCGGATGCAAAGATGCAGACAGCCAACGGTATGCTGCAGTATGCAGACCGTAACACAACGCTCGGTATCCGGCCGATGGGGGCCGCTACGCTTCCTGCTACACTCAGGGTAGAAGTACTGATGAATGGTAGTCCGCTCAGCGGCGACTTCGCCCCTCATTACGCTACATATACCACTGGCGTGCCCGGATCATTGTGGAGCAATACACCCGGCAGCAATGACAAGGACCATCCGGAGGAAGTAAAGATCTTACAAAATACCCTGAAAGGAGTTGTTATCACGGCCAGAGAAGCACCGCCCCCACCCGATCCGCCAGGCTTCGACCTCAGTGGAAAGTTCAGGGCAGTCAATGAATCACTCAGCTGGAGTTATGTGGCAGCATTGACAGGCCCCGATAATACCGCGTATAGCGAGGCCATTAAAACGATCATCACGAATAAGCTGACCGATGTGAGCATCACGGCAAAACGCCAAAGCATCATCGAGGCTGCCCTGCTTGTACAGGACATGCAGCAGGCTGATACCACAGGCAATCTGCCAGAATGGGTGACCACATTCAATGCCGATCCGGTGATCGTGCAGTTAGGTGGCCTTCCACAGTACAGGAACGAAACAGGTAATACTAATAAAGCGGACAATGGCAACTGA